Proteins co-encoded in one Salvia splendens isolate huo1 chromosome 4, SspV2, whole genome shotgun sequence genomic window:
- the LOC121799649 gene encoding protein GAMETE EXPRESSED 2-like yields MASQILLLSLCLTTFFAFSLKPQHANSDGAVELPVFIFSWPNDEGNFAAGDIATISVRVIGNYDKGKYEFEFSPYLIVNDKIGNSSFITGVSLHLDGGIDDWRITFSPLMVGLFDVLIVDDHFHVFDSSLHFQVNPGKMYPAAGILSWGDGADEFVAGMRAEVFILSRDAFGNEVTSTSEGSRLYTFSLSATTSDGIPATLLNTSFKGWNGQQHLCLEFIAATAGSLFLHVEIENQTLHGSPLPFMVHPGGKLDISRCAALLKVETKHFQLFSKMEGLIHQHDQYGNLVSRSYEFDLEVFEKGTNLSMPLSDLLFRDVAPGTQSFSFTLYEPGNFTLIISDKEKNTLISNTPYDFTVYIGYCDGVNSIVNGSGLNSSVVGETAKFSIFLRDAYLYPSQVQLEYLRVHIMQVSDSQIIQPRIQIRASNGSFSSGKLNRGVIDSRNNINDNWNFKASDFDVSYKSEKSGLHEMCVFCGNIALNGGRAFRKEVTAGAVNVSLSGVVRFAEKVVKMVKNDIVVRLVDSYSNPVLLQESHLRLEIASINKSAFSTWDFADNNNGLYTVKYLANDIGTYEMCASYKGERFVPCPFGVHVYNYEYFPVARNDTASIWEDEALDFDVMRNDSFNGANATVVEYSKPRHGSLLLYGSSVFRYTPYKDFYGNDDFSYTMSDSNGNLASAAVGLLIVCRPPHFASIPSSLQAVEEGISPTFGGFNGFEVTYSDLGENISVTLSSKFGTVQLSPSQVQFWRPNWDKLSIHKTVDELKLIGCIDVVNSALQSIQYSGNHDFYGDDTITLYSENSNGRNDVNVPIFVQPVNDAPVINAPSFVVLNDTSDGVQIFHENSVGVHDPDLQNFPGNHSRFLIVLTMEVSDGFLSTSLPAELVASTELKMKSSYQWQPLQTFVTISKHFMVTAKGIRFRGAIEECNSILQKLSYHEGQHGAVLTLTVNDLGNHGCYPNCDQMMSTPLFAESTVNLVRYKPMSSLAAHILGSAIVVESILVICVGLLLLFFICKCAVVLAREKRRKAKEIELSKLEHSSKENLDMDASENER; encoded by the exons ATGGCGTCCCAAATTCTTCTGCTATCACTCTGTCTCACTACTTTCTTTGCATTCTCTCTCAAACCACAACATGCAAATTCAG ATGGTGCAGTGGAATTGCCTGTTTTTATATTCAGTTGGCCGAATGATGAAGGCAATTTCGCAGCAGGAGACATTGCAACGATCAGTGTGAGAGTTATTGGGAATTACGATAAGGGGAAATATGAATTTGAGTTTAGTCCTTATCTGATAGTGAATGATAAGATTGGAAATAGCAGTTTTATAACTGGGGTTTCTTTGCATTTGGATGGCGGAATCGACGATTGGAGAATCACTTTCAGCCCTCTCATGGTTGGTCTCTTCGATGTCCTCATCGTTGATGACCATTTTCACGTCTTCGATTCCTCCTTGCACTTTCAAGTCAACCCAg GGAAAATGTACCCGGCGGCAGGGATTTTGTCGTGGGGAGACGGAGCAGACGAGTTTGTAGCTGGAATGAGGGCTGAAGTGTTCATCCTCTCCAGAGATGCATTTGGCAATGAGGTCACTTCAACCAGTGAAGGATCAAGACTCTACACTTTCTCATTATCTGCAACGACCTCGGATGGAATCCCAGCAACTCTGCTCAACACATCTTTCAAAGGATGGAATGGGCAACAGCACCTCTGCCTTGAGTTCATTGCAGCTACTGCAGGGAGCCTCTTCCTTCATGTAGAAATCGAGAACCAAACACTGCACGGATCACCACTACCGTTCATGGTGCATCCAGGTG GGAAACTGGATATATCCCGCTGTGCAGCACTGCTGAAGGTGGAAACAAAGCATTTCCAATTGTTCTCGAAGATGGAGGGGTTAATACACCAGCATGATCAATATGGGAACTTGGTTTCTAGATCATATGAATTCGACCTTGAAGTTTTCGAGAAGGGAACCAATCTGTCCATGCCGTTATCTGATCTTCTCTTCAGAGACGTCGCCCCTGGAACTCAGTCGTTCTCCTTCACCCTATACGAGCCTGGGAACTTCACACTCATTATATCAGATAAGGAGAAGAACACCCTGATCTCCAACACACCATATGATTTCACCGTATACATAG GTTACTGCGATGGAGTTAACAGCATTGTTAATGGATCGGGTTTAAATAGCTCTGTTGTTGGTGAAACTGCAAAGTTTTCGATTTTTTTGAGGGATGCCTATTTGTATCCTTCTCAGGTTCAGCTAGAATACCTTCGAGTTCACATTATGCAGGTTTCTGATTCACAGATTATACAGCCAAGAATACAAATAAGGGCTTCTAATG GAAGCTTCTCCTCTGGAAAATTGAATCGTGGAGTGATTGATTCAAGAAACAAT ATAAACGATAACTGGAATTTCAAGGCTAGCGACTTTGATGTTAGTTATAAATCTGAGAAGAGCGGCTTGCATGagatgtgtgttttttgtgggAACATCGCCTTGAATGGTGGTCGTGCATTTAGAAAGGAAGTGACTGCAG GGGCTGTCAATGTCTCACTCTCCGGGGTGGTGAGATTTGCAGAGAAAGTGGTGAAGATGGTAAAAAATGACATAGTTGTACGCCTCGTGGATTCCTATTCCAATCCTGTGCTTTTACAAGAATCACACTTGAGATTGGAGATTGCTTCAATCAACAAATCTGCCTTCTCTACATGGGATTTTGCTGACAACAACAATGGGTTGTACACGGTTAAGTATCTTGCAAATGATATTGGAACCTATGAGATGTGTGCTTCTTATAAGGGAGAGCGCTTCGTGCCATGTCCCTTTGGTGTTCATGTCTATAACT ATGAGTATTTTCCTGTAGCTCGCAATGACACAGCTTCCATTTGGGAGGATGAGGCACTTGATTTTGATGTTATGAGAAATGACTCTTTTAATGGTGCAAATGCAACAGTTGTTGAATATTCCAAG CCAAGGCATGGTTCACTCCTACTGTACGGAAGCAGTGTCTTTAGGTACACTCCATATAAGGATTTCTATGGGAACGATGATTTCTCTTATACGATGTCCGATTCAAATGGGAACCTTGCCTCTGCTGCTGTGGGTTTGCTCATCGTCTGCAGACCGCCTCACTTTGCTTCGATCCCGAGCAGCTTGCAAGCTGTAGAAGAGGGCATAAGTCCCACATTCGG TGGTTTTAATGGATTTGAAGTCACTTATTCTGACTTGGGAGAAAACATAAGTGTCACTCTGAGTTCAAAATTTGGTACAGTTCAGTTATCTCCGTCACAAGTGCAGTTTTGGAGGCCTAATTGGGACAAACTTTCAATCCATAAAACGGTTGATGAACTGAAGCTGATTGGTTGTATTGATGTAGTAAACTCAGCCCTGCAATCTATCCAATATTCCGG AAACCATGACTTCTATGGAGATGATACGATCACACTTTATTCTGAGAACAGTAATGGGAGGAACGATGTCAACGTTCCTATCTTCGTGCAGCCTGTGAACGACGCTCCTGTGATAAACGCCCCATCATTCGTCGTATTAAATGATACGAGTGATGGAGTCCAGATTTTTCATGAGAATTCTGTTGGTGTTCACGACCCTGATCTTCAGAACTTTCCTG GAAACCATTCCCGTTTCTTGATCGTGTTGACGATGGAGGTGAGCGATGGATTCCTGTCAACGAGCCTCCCTGCAGAGCTCGTCGCATCGACTGAGTTGAAGATGAAGAGCAGCTATCAATGGCAGCCTCTCCAAACATTTGTTACAATATCAAAGCATTTCATGGTGACAGCAAAGGGGATCAGATTTAGGGGTGCAATTGAGGAATGCAACAGTATCTTGCAGAAGCTATCTTACCAT GAAGGCCAGCATGGAGCTGTGTTGACACTGACAGTGAATGATCTTGGTAACCATGGATGCTACCCTAACTGTGATCAGATGATGTCGACGCCTCTGTTTGCTGAGTCAACAGTAAACCTCGTACGATACAAGCCCATGAGTTCATTGGCAGCCCATA TTTTAGGATCTGCTATCGTAGTCGAATCGATACTGGTGATCTGTGTTGGGTTGCTGCTGCTGTTCTTCATATGCAAATGTGCCGTTGTTTTAGCCCGGGAGAAGAGGAGGAAGGCTAAGGAGATTGAGCTATCCAAACTTGAACACTCTTCTAAAGAAAAT CTGGATATGGATGCTTCTGAAAATGAGAGATAG